The following coding sequences lie in one Paracidovorax avenae genomic window:
- a CDS encoding HrpB1 family type III secretion system apparatus protein yields the protein MDETQLPDDPVAALAVRLVEALRDDRLDEAETLLDEMNALSPETEEHLIFPVLIAIQRGYITEALQYLNTLGEDTAPELKALCLNILGDPTWHYHAQQCLESDDPHVRKAMRQLLQMEPEDEPAALAA from the coding sequence ATGGACGAAACCCAACTTCCCGATGACCCCGTCGCCGCCCTGGCCGTGCGCCTGGTGGAGGCGCTGCGCGACGACCGCCTCGACGAAGCCGAGACGCTGCTCGACGAGATGAACGCCCTGAGCCCCGAAACCGAGGAGCACCTGATCTTCCCGGTGCTGATCGCCATCCAGCGCGGCTACATCACCGAGGCGCTGCAGTACCTGAACACCCTGGGCGAGGACACCGCGCCGGAGCTCAAGGCCCTGTGCCTGAACATCCTGGGCGACCCCACCTGGCATTACCACGCGCAGCAGTGCCTGGAAAGCGACGACCCGCACGTGCGCAAGGCAATGCGCCAGCTGCTGCAGATGGAACCCGAGGACGAGCCCGCGGCCCTGGCGGCCTGA
- a CDS encoding aminodeoxychorismate/anthranilate synthase component II has protein sequence MLLMIDNYDSFTYNIVQYFGELGAEVEVHRNDEITVEEIAARNPRHLVISPGPCSPAEAGVSVEAIRHFAGKLPILGVCLGHQSIGAAFGGRIIRARELMHGKTSTITTTGQGVFAGLPEQFTVNRYHSLSIERESCPGVLEVTAWTDDGEIMGVRHKELPIEGVQFHPESILTEHGHAMLKNFLSTKA, from the coding sequence ATGCTGCTGATGATCGACAACTACGACAGCTTCACCTACAACATCGTCCAGTACTTCGGAGAACTCGGCGCGGAAGTGGAAGTGCACCGCAACGACGAGATCACCGTGGAGGAGATCGCGGCCCGCAATCCGCGCCACCTCGTCATCTCGCCCGGCCCGTGCTCGCCCGCGGAGGCCGGTGTATCCGTGGAGGCCATCCGCCACTTCGCGGGCAAGCTGCCCATCCTGGGCGTGTGCCTGGGCCACCAGTCCATCGGGGCGGCCTTCGGCGGGCGCATCATCCGGGCCCGCGAGCTGATGCACGGCAAGACCAGCACGATCACCACCACCGGCCAGGGCGTGTTCGCCGGCCTGCCGGAGCAGTTCACCGTGAACCGCTACCACTCGCTGTCCATCGAGCGCGAGTCCTGCCCCGGGGTGCTGGAGGTCACGGCCTGGACAGACGATGGCGAGATCATGGGCGTGCGCCACAAGGAGCTGCCCATCGAAGGCGTGCAGTTCCACCCCGAGAGCATCCTGACCGAGCATGGGCATGCCATGCTGAAGAACTTCCTTTCGACGAAGGCGTGA
- a CDS encoding DinB family protein produces MDASLVSLFEFKRWSNDELLALGIASRDQLPADDFRTFSRLLNHTHLVDRIFRAHLAGDAQGAPAATQTEETPALEALVPEVRACDDWLVAYVQALDWARLAERIAFRFTDGDTGTMTRAEMLHHLLLHGTYHRGAAGRILAVHGVQPPRDAITTFLHRFEPGRRW; encoded by the coding sequence ATGGACGCATCCCTGGTTTCGCTCTTCGAGTTCAAGCGCTGGTCCAACGATGAGCTGCTGGCGCTGGGCATCGCCTCGCGCGACCAACTGCCCGCGGACGATTTCCGTACCTTCTCGCGGCTGCTGAACCACACCCATCTCGTGGACCGGATCTTCCGCGCCCACCTCGCCGGCGATGCGCAGGGTGCGCCCGCGGCCACCCAGACCGAAGAAACGCCCGCGCTGGAGGCGCTGGTGCCCGAAGTCCGGGCGTGCGACGACTGGCTCGTGGCGTATGTGCAGGCGCTGGATTGGGCCCGCCTCGCCGAGCGCATCGCGTTCCGCTTCACCGACGGGGACACGGGCACGATGACTCGCGCCGAGATGCTGCACCACCTGCTGCTGCACGGCACCTACCACCGCGGCGCGGCGGGCCGCATCCTGGCGGTGCACGGCGTGCAGCCGCCGCGCGATGCGATCACCACGTTCCTGCACCGTTTCGAGCCCGGGCGGCGCTGGTAG
- a CDS encoding LysE family translocator — protein sequence MPDFHHLLLFIAAGWLLNLTPGPDVFYIATHALRSGVRAGIVAGLGITAGCFVHVAAAALGVGALLATSATAFSVLKWVGAAYLVWMGLRMLRARPGGGLAAVARSAGGFPEDAGAPAGTPLRQVFLGGFWTNVLNPKVAIFFLAFVPQFIAPGAEHKALAFVLLGTLFNLNAIPVNVGWALAAAWMARRVSLVQRRMHWLDRAAGAMFVGFGIKLALSERPGA from the coding sequence ATGCCGGATTTCCACCATCTCCTGCTGTTCATCGCCGCGGGCTGGCTGCTGAACCTCACGCCGGGCCCCGACGTCTTCTATATCGCCACGCACGCCCTGCGCTCGGGCGTGCGCGCGGGCATCGTGGCGGGCCTCGGGATCACGGCCGGCTGCTTCGTCCACGTGGCCGCCGCGGCGCTCGGCGTGGGGGCGCTGCTGGCCACGTCGGCCACCGCATTCTCCGTGCTCAAGTGGGTGGGTGCCGCCTACCTGGTCTGGATGGGCCTGCGCATGCTGCGCGCCCGGCCGGGCGGCGGGCTGGCGGCCGTGGCCCGCTCGGCGGGCGGCTTTCCGGAGGACGCGGGCGCCCCGGCCGGCACCCCGCTGCGCCAGGTCTTCCTGGGCGGCTTCTGGACGAACGTGCTGAACCCCAAGGTGGCCATCTTCTTCCTGGCCTTCGTGCCGCAGTTCATCGCCCCGGGCGCGGAGCACAAGGCGCTCGCCTTCGTGCTGCTGGGCACGCTCTTCAACCTCAACGCCATTCCCGTCAACGTCGGCTGGGCCCTGGCCGCCGCCTGGATGGCGCGGCGGGTGTCGCTGGTGCAGCGGCGCATGCACTGGCTGGACCGTGCGGCCGGCGCGATGTTCGTCGGCTTCGGCATCAAGCTCGCGCTTTCCGAGCGCCCGGGTGCCTGA
- the trpD gene encoding anthranilate phosphoribosyltransferase has product MSITPQEALQRTIEHREIFHDEMLHLMRMIMRGELSPVMTAAIVTGLRVKKETIGEITAAAQVMREFSRKVAVADSTHLVDIVGTGGDGANTFNISTCAMFVAAAAGAKTAKHGGRGVSSKSGSADVMESLGVHIDLPPEAIARCIADTGIGFMFAPNHHPAMKNVAPVRKELGVRTLFNILGPLTNPAGAPNILMGVFHPDLVGIQVRALQRLGAEHALVVYGRDGMDEVSLGAATMVGELKNGEITEYEIHPEDFGLAMSSNRALKVETPEQSREMLLSVLRGEPGPAREIVSLNAGVALYAANVAATMADGIARARTALDSGAALARLEQLVARTRALAAGA; this is encoded by the coding sequence ATGTCCATCACCCCCCAGGAAGCGCTGCAGCGCACGATCGAACACCGCGAAATCTTCCACGACGAGATGCTGCACCTGATGCGCATGATCATGCGCGGCGAACTCTCCCCCGTGATGACCGCGGCCATCGTCACCGGCCTGCGCGTCAAGAAGGAAACCATCGGCGAGATCACCGCGGCGGCGCAGGTGATGCGCGAGTTCTCCCGCAAGGTGGCCGTGGCCGACAGCACCCACCTGGTGGACATCGTGGGCACCGGCGGCGACGGCGCCAATACCTTCAACATCTCCACCTGCGCCATGTTCGTGGCCGCGGCGGCGGGCGCCAAGACCGCCAAGCACGGCGGCCGGGGCGTGTCGAGCAAGAGCGGCAGCGCCGACGTGATGGAGTCGCTCGGCGTCCATATCGACCTGCCGCCCGAGGCCATCGCGCGCTGCATCGCCGACACCGGCATCGGTTTCATGTTCGCCCCCAACCACCACCCGGCCATGAAGAACGTGGCGCCCGTGCGCAAGGAGCTGGGCGTGCGCACGCTCTTCAACATCCTCGGGCCGCTCACCAACCCCGCCGGCGCACCGAACATCCTCATGGGCGTGTTTCACCCCGACCTCGTGGGCATCCAGGTGCGTGCGCTGCAGCGCCTGGGCGCGGAGCACGCGCTGGTGGTCTATGGCCGCGACGGCATGGACGAGGTGAGCCTGGGAGCGGCCACCATGGTGGGCGAGCTGAAGAACGGCGAGATCACCGAGTACGAGATCCACCCGGAGGACTTCGGCCTGGCGATGTCCAGCAACCGCGCCCTCAAGGTGGAGACGCCCGAGCAGTCGCGCGAGATGCTGCTGTCGGTGCTGCGCGGCGAGCCCGGGCCCGCGCGCGAGATCGTCAGCCTGAACGCGGGCGTGGCGCTCTATGCGGCGAACGTGGCTGCCACCATGGCCGACGGCATCGCGCGGGCCCGCACGGCCCTCGACTCCGGCGCGGCGCTCGCGCGGCTGGAGCAGCTGGTGGCGCGCACCCGGGCCCTGGCCGCGGGTGCCTGA
- the trpC gene encoding indole-3-glycerol phosphate synthase TrpC, translating into MSDILNKIVAVKREEIAAAQKKTPLAAMRADAESRVLTRDFEGALRAKIAAGQAAVIAEIKKASPSKGVIRENFIPADIAQSYAEGNGKVSAACLSVLTDRQFFQGQPDYLKQARASCALPVLRKDFMVDAYQIYESRAMGADAILLIAACLEDAQMAEFEAIAHSLGMAALVEVHDGAELDRALKLRTPLVGINNRNLRTFEVSLDTTVSLRKAVPSDRLLVAESGILTPQDVKTLRDADVHAFLVGEAFMRAQEPGAALAKLFS; encoded by the coding sequence ATGAGTGACATCCTGAACAAGATCGTGGCCGTCAAGCGCGAGGAAATCGCGGCGGCACAGAAGAAGACGCCCCTGGCCGCCATGCGCGCCGATGCCGAGAGCCGCGTGCTCACGCGCGATTTCGAGGGCGCCCTGCGCGCGAAGATCGCCGCGGGCCAGGCGGCCGTGATCGCCGAGATCAAGAAGGCCAGCCCCAGCAAGGGAGTCATCCGCGAAAACTTCATTCCGGCCGACATCGCCCAGAGCTATGCGGAGGGCAACGGCAAGGTCAGCGCGGCCTGCCTCTCGGTGCTGACCGACCGGCAATTCTTCCAGGGCCAGCCCGACTACCTCAAGCAGGCCCGCGCGAGCTGCGCGCTGCCGGTGCTGCGCAAGGACTTCATGGTCGATGCCTACCAGATCTACGAATCGCGCGCGATGGGCGCCGATGCCATCCTGCTGATCGCCGCCTGCCTGGAGGATGCGCAGATGGCGGAGTTCGAGGCCATCGCCCACAGCCTGGGCATGGCGGCGCTGGTGGAGGTGCACGACGGCGCCGAGCTGGACCGCGCCCTGAAGCTGCGCACGCCGCTGGTGGGCATCAACAACCGCAACCTGCGCACCTTCGAGGTGTCGCTGGACACCACCGTCTCGCTGCGCAAAGCGGTGCCGTCCGACCGGCTGCTGGTGGCGGAATCGGGCATCCTCACGCCGCAGGACGTCAAGACCCTGCGCGATGCCGACGTGCATGCCTTCCTCGTGGGCGAGGCCTTCATGCGGGCCCAGGAGCCCGGGGCGGCGCTGGCGAAGCTGTTTTCCTGA
- a CDS encoding uracil-DNA glycosylase, with protein sequence MNPPAHEPSAPPSQLQGADPADWPVAPGWQPLVDDFFASARGQALLGFLRQRLEAGAVIFPPRPLRALELTPPESVRVVILGQDPYHGRGQAEGLAFSVAPGVALPPSLRNIFKELQRDLGTPFPAWPEPGGSLVKWAKNGVLLLNTCLTVEEAQPASHAGKGWEQLTDAVIRKVGEGDRPAVFMLWGSHAQSKRPLIDTSRHLVLTANHPSPLSALRPPVPFIGCGHFGRAREFREQRAAK encoded by the coding sequence ATGAACCCTCCCGCGCACGAACCCTCCGCCCCGCCTTCGCAACTGCAGGGCGCCGATCCCGCCGACTGGCCGGTGGCGCCCGGCTGGCAGCCGCTGGTCGATGATTTCTTCGCGAGCGCGCGCGGGCAGGCGCTGCTGGGCTTCCTGCGCCAGCGGCTGGAGGCGGGTGCGGTGATCTTTCCGCCCCGGCCGCTGCGCGCCCTGGAGCTCACGCCGCCGGAGTCGGTGCGCGTGGTCATCCTGGGGCAGGACCCCTACCACGGGCGCGGCCAGGCCGAAGGGCTGGCCTTCTCGGTCGCACCCGGCGTGGCCCTGCCGCCCTCGCTGCGCAACATCTTCAAGGAGCTGCAGCGCGACCTGGGCACACCGTTCCCCGCCTGGCCCGAGCCGGGCGGCAGCCTCGTCAAATGGGCGAAGAACGGCGTGCTGCTGCTCAACACCTGCCTCACCGTCGAAGAGGCCCAGCCCGCAAGCCATGCGGGCAAGGGCTGGGAGCAGCTCACCGACGCGGTGATCCGCAAGGTGGGCGAGGGCGACCGTCCCGCGGTCTTCATGCTCTGGGGATCGCATGCGCAGTCCAAGCGGCCGCTCATCGACACCAGCCGCCACCTCGTGCTGACCGCCAACCATCCGTCGCCCCTGTCCGCGCTGAGGCCTCCCGTGCCATTCATCGGCTGCGGGCATTTCGGCCGGGCGCGCGAATTCCGCGAGCAGCGGGCGGCGAAGTAG